A stretch of the Vitis vinifera cultivar Pinot Noir 40024 chromosome 16, ASM3070453v1 genome encodes the following:
- the LOC132252701 gene encoding probable ubiquitin-like-specific protease 2A gives MHDQLHIAKKESQFIFFNPFTISRAGLSTPQTEKRAQLLSKRLMECQDAKYVFIPYNPDFHWVLVVIEPRKMIVHYLDPMHHKPCEDLKDIVNMALRISAKKTSKREPSWQLVQCPRQEGGFECGYFVMRFIKEIIFYPTIIASKFGDKKTYSQVEFDEIRGEWATFVLQLIMNHVDAS, from the exons ATGCATGATCAACTACATATTGCCAAAAAGGAAtcacaatttatattttttaatccttttaCAATATCACGAGCAGGCCTTAGTACTCCTCAAACAGAGAAAAGAGCACAATTGTTGTCAAAACGCTTAATGGAGTGCCAAGAtgctaaatatgttttcataccCTACAACCCCGA ctttcattgggtcttggtagtgattgagccaaggaaaatgatagtccactatcttgaccctatgcatcacaaaccatgtgaggacttaaaggatatcgtaaacat ggctcttcgaatatctgcaaagaaaacatctaagagggagccatcttggcaactagtgcag tgtccaagacaagaaggagggttcgaatgtggctactttgttatgagattcataaaagagataattttttatcctacaattattgcttcaaag tttggtgataaaaaaacatattctcaagtagaattcgatgaaattagaggagaatgggctacttttgtgttacaactaatcatgaatcatgttgatgcatcatga